From the Labrus mixtus chromosome 17, fLabMix1.1, whole genome shotgun sequence genome, one window contains:
- the esm1 gene encoding endothelial cell-specific molecule 1, with the protein MSLLLLTVLSSLLVQHAEAWGNNVKYAVNCPDRCNAERCGGTQRCTRTVLDDCGCCQVCAAGRGEHCYRTVSGMHGVKCGPGLFCEFYKDEDDYGDEYGICKDCLYGTWGVECRKTCNCKGGICDRETGACLTLKFFAKIASKLRTEPQTGGELGSGEVSAAQSTDQHTDRSAAPKRLNPR; encoded by the exons ATGTCTTTactcctcctcacagttttgTCTTCGCTTCTAGTGCAACATGCGGAGGCGTGGGGCAACAATGTCAAGTACGCGGTGAACTGTCCGGACAGATGCAACGCGGAGCGGTGCGGCGGGACGCAGCGCTGCACACGGACCGTCCTGGATGACTGCGGCTGTTGTCAGGTGTGTGCAGCCGGCAGAGGAGAGCACTGTTACCGCACCGTGTCGGGGATGCACGGAGTGAAGTGCGGACCCGGATTATTCTGCGAGTTCTACAAGGATGAGGACGATTATGGAGACGAGTATGGGATCTGCAAAG ACTGCCTGTATGGGACATGGGGAGTTGAGTGCCGCAAGACATGCAACTGTAAAGGTGGCATATGTGACAGGGAGACAGGAGCTTGTCTCACCCTCAAATTCTTTGCCAAAATTGCAAGCAAGCTCAGGACCGAGCCACAAACAG ggggAGAGTTGGGCTCCGGAGAGGTCAGCGCTGCTCAAAGCACAGATCAGCACACGGACAGATCCGCAGCCCCGAAGAGGCTCAACCCTCGCTGA